A genomic window from Flavobacterium azooxidireducens includes:
- a CDS encoding trimeric intracellular cation channel family protein: MFHLLDVIGTMAFAISGVLTALNKKLDPFGVFIIAFVTAVGGGTLRDVLIGRTPVGWMQDLTYVYMISLGFFLALIFRKKLDRLRKSLFLFDTIGLGVFTLIGLEKGIEIGLHPIICIALGTMTACFGGVIRDILCNEIPIIFRREIYATICIIGGMVFFALKYFNLNNDILYLVTSLVIITIRLMAVKFKWYLPTVGKA, translated from the coding sequence ATGTTTCATCTCCTCGACGTTATCGGAACTATGGCTTTTGCAATTTCCGGTGTTTTAACAGCTTTGAATAAAAAACTCGATCCGTTTGGGGTTTTTATTATTGCTTTTGTAACAGCCGTTGGTGGCGGAACCTTGCGTGATGTACTCATTGGACGAACACCAGTGGGCTGGATGCAAGATTTGACCTATGTGTATATGATTTCACTCGGTTTTTTCCTAGCACTTATTTTCAGAAAAAAATTAGATCGCTTGCGAAAATCACTTTTTCTGTTTGATACGATTGGTTTAGGTGTTTTTACATTAATTGGTTTAGAAAAAGGAATTGAAATCGGCTTGCATCCCATTATTTGTATCGCTTTGGGAACGATGACTGCTTGCTTTGGTGGAGTAATTCGTGATATTTTGTGTAATGAAATCCCAATTATTTTTAGAAGAGAAATTTATGCCACTATCTGTATTATTGGTGGAATGGTGTTTTTTGCATTAAAGTATTTCAATTTGAATAACGATATTTTGTATTTAGTCACTTCGTTAGTCATTATCACCATTCGTTTAATGGCTGTGAAATTCAAATGGTATTTACCAACTGTTGGTAAGGCCTAA
- a CDS encoding RDD family protein, with product MSELSITTTQNVTINFTAASVGHRMLGYLLDLLVKVAYSVVIWSIFFYYLGLNQRMLGLDNWSYYAIIIVVYSPVIFYSLIFESILEGQTIGKRLLQMKVVKIDGYQASFGDYLMRWLFRIIDVNLSWGVVGLIAMITSSKTQRLGDMTAGTAVISLKNDISINHTILEEIDTAYVPTYPLVIKLSDNDARIIKETFNVAIVKRDFATLIKLRKKIEEVTGVKNISGNDTDFIKTVLKDYSFYTQNM from the coding sequence ATGTCAGAATTATCTATTACGACTACACAAAATGTTACTATAAATTTTACAGCAGCCTCTGTTGGTCACAGAATGTTGGGCTATTTGCTTGATTTACTGGTTAAAGTAGCTTATTCAGTTGTGATATGGAGTATCTTTTTTTATTATCTCGGATTAAATCAACGGATGCTTGGTTTAGATAATTGGTCTTATTATGCCATAATTATTGTGGTATATTCGCCGGTTATATTTTATTCATTGATTTTTGAAAGTATTTTGGAAGGTCAGACCATTGGAAAACGATTGTTGCAAATGAAAGTCGTTAAAATTGATGGTTATCAAGCTTCATTTGGCGATTATTTAATGCGATGGTTGTTTAGAATTATTGATGTGAATTTGAGTTGGGGAGTTGTAGGTTTAATTGCTATGATTACCAGTTCAAAAACGCAACGATTGGGCGATATGACTGCGGGAACTGCTGTGATTAGTTTGAAAAACGACATCAGTATAAATCACACTATTTTAGAAGAAATTGATACTGCTTATGTACCAACTTATCCGTTGGTTATTAAGTTAAGCGACAACGATGCCCGCATTATCAAAGAAACATTCAACGTAGCCATTGTGAAAAGAGATTTTGCAACGTTAATTAAACTTCGCAAAAAAATTGAAGAAGTAACCGGAGTTAAAAATATTTCCGGAAACGACACCGATTTTATTAAAACTGTTTTGAAAGATTATAGTTTTTACACGCAGAATATGTGA
- a CDS encoding stage II sporulation protein M produces MREVAFIKQNKAKWLEFEQAIFGKAKKNPDEMASLYIHLVNDLSYAQTYYPKSKTVVYLNHLASQIYQKIYKTKRTEQNRIVYFFSTEVPLIVYEYRRYLVYAFVLFFLCTGIGVISAKYDVDFVRLILGDNYVNMTLENIKNGNPVAVYKSGSNWGGFIAITMNNLYVGAQCFIWGIFFGVGTFFIMLQNCIMLGSFQYFFYQEGVFWESVRGIWIHGSMEIFAIVIETAAGFILGASILFPKTYSRINSFKIGFKNGLKIFLSTIPFTIAAGFLEGFVTRYSLEMPNWLNVVIILSTLSIISFYFLIFPFIVHRKMKTFQLKP; encoded by the coding sequence ATGAGAGAAGTTGCATTCATAAAGCAAAATAAAGCAAAATGGCTTGAATTTGAACAAGCTATTTTTGGTAAAGCTAAGAAAAATCCCGATGAAATGGCTAGTTTATATATCCATTTGGTCAATGATTTGTCGTATGCTCAAACCTATTACCCTAAAAGTAAGACGGTTGTCTATCTCAATCACCTTGCTTCGCAAATTTATCAAAAGATTTATAAAACCAAGCGAACAGAGCAAAATAGAATTGTTTATTTTTTCTCTACCGAAGTACCGTTGATTGTTTATGAATACCGAAGGTACTTGGTTTATGCGTTTGTTTTATTCTTTTTATGTACTGGAATTGGCGTAATTTCCGCTAAATATGATGTTGATTTTGTTCGACTCATTCTTGGTGATAATTATGTTAATATGACCTTGGAAAATATTAAAAATGGAAATCCGGTAGCCGTTTACAAAAGCGGAAGTAACTGGGGAGGATTTATCGCCATTACGATGAATAACCTTTATGTAGGTGCACAATGTTTCATATGGGGCATATTTTTTGGCGTGGGCACTTTTTTTATTATGCTTCAAAATTGCATTATGCTTGGTTCGTTTCAATATTTTTTTTATCAAGAAGGCGTTTTTTGGGAAAGTGTTCGAGGAATCTGGATACATGGTTCTATGGAAATTTTTGCCATTGTAATCGAAACAGCTGCAGGATTTATTTTAGGAGCTTCAATCCTATTCCCAAAAACATATTCCCGAATAAATTCATTCAAGATTGGTTTCAAAAACGGATTAAAAATATTTTTAAGCACTATACCGTTTACTATTGCCGCTGGGTTTTTAGAAGGTTTTGTAACTCGTTATTCACTCGAAATGCCCAATTGGCTTAATGTGGTAATCATCTTAAGCACATTAAGTATCATTTCCTTTTATTTTTTAATTTTCCCGTTCATCGTTCATCGAAAAATGAAAACTTTTCAATTAAAACCTTAA
- a CDS encoding virulence RhuM family protein, whose product MSKKKDSKEKKSIVRSSSAEYLTFIAATGEGGVDAIYVDENVWLSQKMMATLYNVETHTINYHLKKIFSDNELDENSVIRNFRITAKDGKNYTTQHYNLSAIIAVGYKVNSERAVLFRKWATQIVQEFTIKGFAMDDERLKNDGTILGKKYFEEQLQRIREIRISERKFYQKITDIYVTAIDYDVNATSTKRFFAVVQNKLHWAIHGQTASEVIVERANHNKENMGLTTWKDAPNGKIQKFDVVVAKNYLTENEIQQLQRLVSAYLDIAEDMALRQIPMTMEDWESRLNKFIEATDREILQNAGKVTAEIAKAHAESEFEKYRIIQDRLFESDFDRIVKNELPYKKD is encoded by the coding sequence ATGAGTAAAAAGAAAGATAGTAAAGAAAAAAAATCAATTGTTCGTTCTTCTTCAGCTGAATATTTAACATTTATTGCAGCAACAGGAGAAGGAGGTGTTGATGCAATATATGTTGATGAAAACGTTTGGCTATCACAAAAAATGATGGCTACACTTTATAATGTAGAAACGCATACCATCAATTATCATCTTAAAAAAATATTTTCAGATAATGAATTAGACGAAAACTCAGTTATTCGAAATTTTCGAATAACTGCCAAAGATGGTAAAAACTATACTACGCAACACTATAATCTTTCAGCAATAATAGCTGTAGGTTACAAAGTAAATTCTGAGCGAGCCGTACTATTTCGTAAATGGGCAACACAAATAGTACAAGAGTTTACCATTAAGGGTTTTGCTATGGATGATGAACGTCTCAAAAATGACGGTACTATTCTTGGAAAAAAATACTTTGAAGAACAACTACAACGAATAAGGGAAATTCGCATTAGCGAACGTAAATTCTATCAAAAAATAACTGATATTTATGTAACTGCTATTGATTATGATGTTAATGCAACAAGTACCAAACGATTTTTTGCCGTAGTACAAAATAAATTACATTGGGCAATTCACGGACAAACTGCATCTGAAGTAATTGTGGAGAGAGCAAATCATAACAAAGAAAATATGGGTCTAACCACTTGGAAAGATGCACCAAATGGTAAAATTCAAAAATTTGATGTAGTAGTAGCAAAAAACTATTTAACCGAAAACGAAATACAACAATTACAACGTTTGGTTTCGGCTTATTTAGATATTGCAGAAGATATGGCACTAAGACAAATTCCTATGACAATGGAAGATTGGGAAAGTCGTTTAAATAAATTTATAGAAGCTACCGATAGAGAAATATTGCAAAATGCTGGAAAAGTGACAGCAGAAATAGCCAAAGCACATGCAGAAAGCGAATTTGAAAAATATAGAATTATTCAAGATCGATTATTTGAGAGTGATTTTGATAGAATTGTTAAAAATGAGCTTCCTTATAAAAAAGATTAA